Proteins found in one Anoplolepis gracilipes chromosome 7, ASM4749672v1, whole genome shotgun sequence genomic segment:
- the LOC140667962 gene encoding uncharacterized protein, whose product MSLCPRRRFRITPMRALAAFFLMIVLFWYSLSRQEIPQQPCSVPEEFTEKLHDLAYRAHLVLSKLGIVHFLCLGGLWGQVRIGRALPWARKVELCLVDTLRDDVLITKAFREDGLSATYLHAAGIYRIQEHAVGEDAPKVEVVVFEEDAVTQMVRRVGWTRRVLPPDCEFSPSLQCFPPQLVIPPLPAKQFGGRLMPVPREGIELQKYHYPNDWWLEIKPTDCTEPQEMNV is encoded by the exons ATGAGTCTCTGTCCACGGAGACGCTTTCGCATCACTCCTATGCGAGCTCTAGCAGCGTTCTTTTTGATGATCGTGCTCTTCTGGTATAGCCTCAGTCGGCAAGAGATTCCACAGCAACCGTGTAGCGTGCCCGAAGAATTTACCGAGAAATTACATGATCTCGCTTACAG GGCTCATTTGGTCCTCTCTAAATTGGGCATCGTTCACTTTCTCTGTCTGGGCGGCCTTTGGGGTCAAGTTCGTATAGGCCGTGCACTGCCCTGGGCTCGAAAAGTGGAACTATGCTTAGTGGACACTCTTCGCGACGATGTCTTGATTACGAAAGCCTTTCGAGAGGACGGTTTGAGTGCAACTTATCTTCACGCGGCGGGAATTTACAGGATACAGGAGCACGCAGTCGGCGAAGATGCACCCAAAGTGGAAGTGGTTGTTTTCGAAGAGGACGCAGTG ACACAGATGGTGAGGAGGGTCGGCTGGACCAGAAGAGTCCTACCTCCAGATTGCGAGTTCTCGCCGAGTCTACAGTGTTTTCCACCGCAATTAGTAATACCGCCCTTACCGGCGAAACAATTTGGCGGCCGACTGATGCCCGTGCCACGAGAAGGCATAGAATTACAAAAGTATCATTATCCCAACGACTGGTGGCTAGAAATCAAGCCCACTGATTGTACTGAGCCCCAAGAAATGAATGTGTAA